Sequence from the Bradyrhizobium betae genome:
GGCGACGATCTTTCAGGACATCGTGCGCCGCTCCCCGACGCTCGATGAGGTCGCCGTCTCTTCCGCCTTCACCTGCTCGAAGATGCGACCGGACGGCTTCGGCGGCATGGCCGTCTTGATCACCGCGGACGCGATCAGGTCAGGCGCGACCGACGAGATGCTCGCGGGATTCCGCGAAGCGGCAGCGGCTGCGGCCGCGCCCAGCGTTCACGTCCTGCTCCGCTTCGACGAGGCCGAAGTACGAACGACGGTCGGCGAGGTCATCGCCCATGACAGCGCCGCGACCAAACTCGCGTCCGATGCCGTCAGCGACAACGATATCCACGCCGCCTGCGTTGCCGTCGTGGCATCGACGGATCTCGCGGAGGAGCGCGGCTCGGCCGTGTTCAAGGCGGCGCTTGCGGCGATCGCGAATGCCGAGCGGCGCCTCGCTGAAGAGCGGGAAAGGATGGGAGAGAGCAAAAGAATTGAAGGCGCGATGCCGCATGCCCGGCCGTCGCGTCAAGGGTGCGCTTCGCCCGCGTGCCGCGGCCCTTGACCCGCCGGACCGGAGAGGCGGCCCGCCGGAGGGGTGATGAAGGGCTGAAGTGACGAGGGATCAGGCGGATCGCTCGCGCCTCAGTTCGCCAGGCCGAAAGGAGCCGCCATGCACACCCTCCCGACAATCCGCAAGATCTTCCAGGGCGTCGCCACGCGCCATGAGATGTATCGCATGTTCAACCGCCATCGTGGCGATCCGACCTGGGCTGCCGGCGACGCCGCGCATCTCTTCGCCGGTGAGTGGTTTGAGATCGCCGAGGCCGAGCACGATCACATGCTCGACATCCTGCCGCCGCTGTTCCTGCGCGGCGATCTATTCGCGATGCGTGAGTTCATGACTGGCAGCGTCACCAGTGTCTTCTTCGCGCTCGCCATCGACGGACGGCGACGCTGGTTTCACGGCTATTGCGATCTCTCGGATCGGACTTCGCCGGAACGGATGAAGGCAGCGATCATCGAGCGCGAGTCGCGGCCGGTTCGCGCCATGACTCGCGATGAGCGGCTCGAGCACATCTG
This genomic interval carries:
- a CDS encoding DUF1419 domain-containing protein, translating into MHTLPTIRKIFQGVATRHEMYRMFNRHRGDPTWAAGDAAHLFAGEWFEIAEAEHDHMLDILPPLFLRGDLFAMREFMTGSVTSVFFALAIDGRRRWFHGYCDLSDRTSPERMKAAIIERESRPVRAMTRDERLEHIWSSTHEDYRGYAGERWPASMHGRRTVLVYAGRFGTVLKLLDALTDAEIAAKLPVQLRHLPETIAA